The following is a genomic window from Tripterygium wilfordii isolate XIE 37 chromosome 19, ASM1340144v1, whole genome shotgun sequence.
ACAGCATATTTCATGTCGTCATAATTGGTGTAATCAACAACACCAAAGGCACCTGAAAATACAAAGCAAGGAAATGAAATTACTCGCTCAAAACTAGAATTCAAGGATAGCCAGCAGGTTTTGGTAGCATAGAAACAAAGGAATAAGTTTCACATTAAATCCACAAGCATCCTTACAGGCTATTACAATTTTCAACTAAAATAGCCAATATTTTCAGTGCAACACGAGAATAACAGGTCTCAATAATTTCCCAATTAGgaaaacaactcccatgcacaaggctcccgtagtgcGCGGAGTTAGGGGCATACAGgatgtacgtagaccttacTCCTCCGCATAATATGTGGAATTACAATTTTAAGGAATTCaacctatgacctctagattgcactCTTGCAACTCTACGACTTACCCAAGCCTGGATATTTCAATAATAAATTCAACTCATCCTGGTAAGACGGCCAGTCCCAAGCCCAACAATATCCGGGCTATAGTATTTGATGACAATGAACAACAAATTCTTTTATCAACTGCATTTGCAGCATCTTCACAATAACAAGAACAAAATTAACAACCTACCGTGTCAGGCTTAATAAACCTTTTTGGCACACCTCTCTGAGCAGTTCATAAACAAAAGCAGCAAACAAAAAGGCACAGCACATGCACTCATTCTTAGAATATCACCTTTTTAAGATTTGTTAACAAgaggttacaacttacaagtgaTCATAAGAATTCTACACATTAAAACTCAAACAAATCGAACATACCATCACCATCACGGGAAATTTCAGCAAAACATACATCCCCTGCTTTTCGCATATGATCCTGAAATCCACGTCATATGGTTCAATAAAGAAAGGAAGACAAAATCTACTGGTTGTTTGCAATCAAAAagtttccaaaccttcaaatCCTGCCATGACGCAGAAGAAGGGAGCCCACGAACAACAACTGCCAGCGAAATTAAAATGTGTAACAATGTTCGAGATCATCccaggggaaaaaaataaaaagaaaaaatttcgGAGAAGGGTATATAATTCCACAAATAACATGTGAAATATCCTCATCTTCTTATTTATAACAAACACATGCACTAGACACACCTCGATATTCAGAATGACGAGAGATGCCAAACCgacccccacccccaccaccaCCGCTGCTACTATAGCCTCCTCGACGATCACTAGAAGATTGGCCCCTGCCACCGTGGGCAAGTTCAACCTGCTCTAAGGATGAATATAGAAGAACGTTTAAACAAAAGCAACCAAATAAcagtcatacatatatatgatatggaAACAACCAATTACCCTTAAACGACAGCCATCAAAGTCATAGCCATCACGACCCCTAATTGCATCCTCAGCATCCCGAGCATTCTCAAACTAGCAACCATACACAAAATTAGGACAGAGCAATGGTAGGAATTTCCATAATCTTAAGCTTGAAATGAGATGAAAAAAGTATGCACCTCTACAAAACAATAACATGGTGGACGAGGTGGAA
Proteins encoded in this region:
- the LOC119985916 gene encoding serine/arginine-rich splicing factor SR34A, which gives rise to MSGRFSRTIYVGNLPLDIREREVEDLFYKYGRILDIELKIPPRPPCYCFVEFENARDAEDAIRGRDGYDFDGCRLRVELAHGGRGQSSSDRRGGYSSSGGGGGGGRFGISRHSEYRVVVRGLPSSASWQDLKDHMRKAGDVCFAEISRDGDGAFGVVDYTNYDDMKYAIRKLDDTEFKNPWARAYIRVKKYESSPLRGRSRSRSRSRSPRSKSLERSLSRSDSKSRSASPVKSARSRTRSISGSPRKVRSGGG